A segment of the Cenarchaeum symbiosum A genome:
AAGAAAAAGATACCGCTGGTCCTTGCCGGGTCGATACGGGACGACGGGCCCCTCCCCGACGTGATAACCGATGTAACCGAGGCGCAAAAAGAGTACAAAAAGGTCCTCAAAGACGCGCAGATGGTCATGATGGTATCGACCATGCTCCACTCGATAGCCACCGGCAACATGCTGCCCGCAGACGTAAAGGTGATAGTCGTAGATATCAGCCAGCCGACAGTCACCAAGCTGATGGACAGGGGCACATGGCAGGCCCTTGGGATAGTCTCGGATGTGGGGGCGTTTTTGCCCATGGTTGCAGCCGAGATAAAAAAGCTAGAAGGCTAGCCAGTGTACCCGCACAATATGCGGGTTTGGCATGGCAAAAACTGCTCAGCTGGATATCTTTTTTTGCAGTATCTCCAGGGCTGCAGCGGGGTCCGCCCTGCCCTGGGTCTCTTTCATCACCATTCCAAGCAGGTAGTTTATCGCCTGCGGGTTGGCTTTTGCGTCCTGCACGGCCCCGGGCTCCGCGGATATGACCCCGTCTATTATCCTGCCCAGCTCGTCCCCGTCGGATATGCTGCCCGTGTCGCGGCCTCCCGAGACCTCGGAGAGGCTCTTTCCAGAGATCATCTCATGCAGGGCCACTTTGGCAGAGGACCTGGTCATGGACCCGTCGAGCACCGCGTCGGCAAGCTGGCCTAGGTGCGCAGCCTCCAGTTTTGAGCTGCCGCGCTTTTCGCGCGTATCGAGCAGGCCCATCAGATCGGTAGTTATTAGATTTGCAACCTCTTTTGCGTTGGCGGCACTGTGCGCCTCCTCGAACATTCTGGAAAAAAAGGGATCAGACGATAATACCTCGGCCACCTGGGCGGGTATGCCCAGGGATGCATACCTGTCCTTTCTGCTTGCCGCCCCCTCGGGGATGCCTGCCCGGAGACTTGCCAGCGTATCGTCGTCGATGGTTATCCACGGTATGTCACCCTCTACAAAATAGCGATAGTCGGTCTCTTCCTCTTTTTTGCGCGCAGAGACTGTGATCCGGCGCCGGTCGTCCCACTGCCTGGTCTCTTGTACCACCTCTATCCCCCTGTCTACAAGGCTCTGCTGTCTAGTTATCTCATAGTGGAGCGCCTTTTCCAGATCATGAAACGAGTTTACGTTTTTTACCTCGACTTTTGCGCCCCCGTGAACAGAGACGTTCCCGTCTGCCCGGAGCGCCCCCTCCAGGGATGGATCCGCCACCCCCAGGCCCCCGAGCAGCCCCGACAACTCGTTTAGGAACAATCTTACCTGCGCCGGCCCCTCAAAGTCGGGCTCTGTCACTATCTCCACCAGGGGGACTCCCGCCCTGTTGTAATCGACTAGCGTATGCTGGGCCTTGCCCGGGGCGCCCTCGTAGATTATCCTGCCCGGGTCCTCCTCTAGCTGGACCCTTCTTATGCGGATTGTACGGCCGCCAGAATCGATGCTGCCGCCGGACCCCGCGCAGGTCTCACCGTACGCGTCGAGCTGCGTTATCTGAAAGTTCTTTGGCAGGTCGGGGTAGAAATAGTTCTTTCTGAAAAAGGCCAGCCTTGGGGGCACCCTGCAGCCTAGCGCGAGCGCCACCGTCGCGGCCTTTTCTATCGCCCTTTTGTTTGGGAGCGGCAGCGCCCCCGGCAGGCCGGTGCACACGGGGCAGATGTTCGTGTTTGGTTCGAGCCCGCGGTAGTCGGCCCTGCACGGGCAGAAGAGCTTGCTGTTCAGGCTGGTCAGCTGGCAGTGGATCTCGAGCCCTATCATTGCCAAGGCGGGGCCTCCGGCATCCTGGATCTCTCCTGCAGGGAATACGCCGCCTGCAGCACCTCTGCGTCCCCCGAGGGCCTCCCCATTAACTGCATCCCGACGGGGAGCCCGTCGCATACCGTATACGGGACGGAGGCCGCCGGCTTGCCCGTAAGGTTGGCGGTGACCGTATTATAGTCCACCAGGAACAGCCCCACGGGATCGCCCATCTTCTCGCCAAGCTTGAAGGGCAGTATGGGCACAGTCGGAGATAGCAGCAGGTCGTATTCCGCGAGGGCCTCTTCTGCCTCCCGGGCCAGCAGCCCGCGCACCTTGAGGGCCCTATGATAGTACCTGCCCCCGTGCCCTGACGACGAGACAAACCCGCCGAGTATCATCCGCCGCGTCACCTCGGGCCCGAACTTTCTGCGCGCCTTTGATATGTATGAATGGAACTCGTAGCTCTCTATCGGCATGTCATACCCGTACATTGTATTGTCGTATCTTGCAAGGTTGCTTGCCGCCTCTGTTGCCGTTATGGTATAGTATGCAGCTACAGAATACTTTACCATGTCCAGGGAGACCTTGCCGCACCGGGCGCCGGCATCTTCGAGGGCGGCCATGGCGTCCCTTGTCGCCTCTGCCACCCGCGGATCAATCCCCTCGCCCGCCATCTCGGTTATCAGGCCCACCTTCTTGCCTTTGATGCCTGCGTCTATCCCGTCAAGAAACCCTCCCTTGCATTCTATCGTGGTGGCATCATTGGGGTCTGCACCGGATATCACATCCATCATAAATGCCGCGTCTTCTACGGTCCTCGTTATGGGGCCTATCTGCTCTATGCTGTTTGCATACGAGACCAGGCCGTACCTGCTTACCAGGCCGTATGTCGGCTTGAAGCCGACCATCCCGCAAAAGCTCGCGGGATTCCGCACAGAGCCCCCCGTGTCCGACCCTAGCGAAGCTATGCATTCAAGCCCCCCCACTGCGGCGGCGCTGCCCCCCGACGAGCCGCCCGGCGTGCACTCTTTGTTCCAGGGGTTCCTGCTCGGGCCATAAGCGCTAAACTCGGTGGTAAGGCCCATCGCAAACTCGTCCATGTTGGTCTTGCCCGTTATTATGGCATCTTCGGCTAGCAGCCTCGTTACGACCGTTGCGTCATAGGGGGATTCGTACCCTTCGAGCATCTTTGAGGCGCATGTAGTCCTCATTCCCCTTACACAGATGTTGTCCTTTACGGCTATGGGGGCGCCAAGGCACCTGCCCACCTTTTCCCCCTTCTTTATCCTAGAGTCTATCCGGCGCGCCTCGTCGAGCGCCTTTTCGTTCAGAGTAATGTACGCGTCGAGCCCCTGTTTTTTTGTCCGCTCTATCGCCCCTGCGGTAAACTCCTCGCAGGTGGTGCCCCCCGAGCCCACCTCCCGCACATACTCTACTAGCGATTCTGGGAGCATCAGGACAACCTCGGCGAGCGCACGTACCCGTCGCGGATCCTCAGGCACCCGAGGGCGCCCTCAAACGGGACCGCCTTGTCCTCCCTGAGCTCAGAATGTGGCACCACCCTCGGCGAGTACTCTTCCGCGCCTGCCGCTTCGTCTAGTATCTCCATGTAGACTATCATCTTTTGCGCTTCGTCCATGTGCACTTCGTGGTCGTCTACCTCTATCCTCATGAGGCGGGCTATCCGCTCGGCCTCCTCGATGCTGACTTTTGCGCTCATGGCGTCAGCCTGTCCACGTCCCGGGGGTAAAACGTCACGTCCCTGATGTTCTCCGTGCCCGTAAGTGCCATCATCAGCCTCTCGAGGCCTATTCCGCAGCCCGCGTGCGGGGGCACCCCGTAGTCAAAGGCGGCAAGGTGGTGCCCAAACGATCCCGCATTCATCCCCTTTGCGGCCATTCTCTCTTCGAGTTCGGCCCTGTTGTCTATCCTTGTGCTGCCAGAAGAGATCTCAAGGTCGCCGAACATTAAATCAAACGATTCTGATGTGCGCCCGTCAGGGCCCACCTTTACGTAGAACGGCTTTGGGCCGGCAGGCCAGTCGGTGATAAAGTAAAAGCCCTCAAGGCCTGCTTTTTTGAGGGCCGACGGGTACAGGTCGTCGCCCCATTCGGCCTTTGCCCCCGCGCCCTTTATCCTGTCGAGCAGGTCTGCATAAGTATACCTTGGTATCTCTGCTGGAACATCCGGCACTGCAAACTGCGCGCCGGGGCCCCCCGCATAGGGTGTAGCAGCTGATGCCGCGCGCTTTACAATATCTGATATCCTGTCCATTATATCGTTGTAATCTACAAATGCCTCCTCAAGGTCTATCGATATGGCCTCGGCCAAATGCCTGTTGGTCCTTGACGGCTCGGCGCGAAAGATTGGCCCTATCTCGAATACCCTCTCAAGACTCATCGTCAGCTGCTCCTTGTACAGCTGTGGGCTCTGCGCCAAAAACGCCTCTTTGTTATAGTAGAATATCGGGAACAGCGCGGCGCCGCCCTCTGTGGCAGTCGATATCATCTTGGGGGTGCTGGCCTCGACAAAGCCGTTTTCGTAGAAATACTCCCTTGTCTCCCTCAATACTGCGCTCCTTGCATGGAACAGCTCGAGCAGCGCGTCCCTTCTGAGGTCTATCGGTCTTATCTCGAGGCGCGTCTCTATGTTTTTTACAGTCTTTGCCTGCGGCTCAAAGGGCGGTATCTTTTGCACGTCTGCAAAGACCTTGAGCTCATTTGGCACCAGCTCAAACCCGGACGGGGCCTTCTCCGATGCCCTTACCGTCCCTGTTACGGCCACCACCGAGTGCGGCTTGAGCCCCGATATCCTCTCCCTTGTTTCATCGGGGCAGGAGCCGGACTTTGCGACCACCTGTATGCGGCCGTCCCTGTCGCGTATGGTCATAAAGGATATTGCCCCGTGGCCCCGCACTGCCATGACCCACCCCATGACGGTGACATCCTTGCCGTCCATTGACGGGCCCAGTCCGCTGGAATAGTGCGTGCGCCTCAGGCCGCCCAGGCTGTCTTCCATGCAGGCACGACAAACAGGGGCATAATTTACTTTCTCATGTGGGAATGGACCGCCCCCGTGCCTGCGGGAGACGCCTGTGCCCAATAAATAACGGCGCGGGTCATTATCCTGCATGTCCCTCTCATCCAGGGAGAAGGCGATAGCCCTGGTCTCAAACGGCATAGCCGTATACTCTCTGTACAGGGAGAGCAACTCCCTGCCGGAGGGCGTCTCGCTGATCGACTTTGTGCTCAAGGCGGTCCCCGAGGGGATAAGGGGCGAGGTCACAGCGGAGCTTATCGACGAGGTCTTTGCGTATGTATCGGGCGCACATGCTTCATAAGTAGAGCAGAGGGCGCCCCCCGCATGAAGTCGGTATCCACGCTTGGATCACACTGTTCTCTTCAGCTGCTCAAGGGCGCAAAGGACGAGGGGTTCCGGACCCTGCTCGTCTGCGAGAGAAGAAGGGAGCGCTTT
Coding sequences within it:
- a CDS encoding aspartyl/asparaginyl-tRNA synthetase (COG0017), which gives rise to MTSPLIPSGTALSTKSISETPSGRELLSLYREYTAMPFETRAIAFSLDERDMQDNDPRRYLLGTGVSRRHGGGPFPHEKVNYAPVCRACMEDSLGGLRRTHYSSGLGPSMDGKDVTVMGWVMAVRGHGAISFMTIRDRDGRIQVVAKSGSCPDETRERISGLKPHSVVAVTGTVRASEKAPSGFELVPNELKVFADVQKIPPFEPQAKTVKNIETRLEIRPIDLRRDALLELFHARSAVLRETREYFYENGFVEASTPKMISTATEGGAALFPIFYYNKEAFLAQSPQLYKEQLTMSLERVFEIGPIFRAEPSRTNRHLAEAISIDLEEAFVDYNDIMDRISDIVKRAASAATPYAGGPGAQFAVPDVPAEIPRYTYADLLDRIKGAGAKAEWGDDLYPSALKKAGLEGFYFITDWPAGPKPFYVKVGPDGRTSESFDLMFGDLEISSGSTRIDNRAELEERMAAKGMNAGSFGHHLAAFDYGVPPHAGCGIGLERLMMALTGTENIRDVTFYPRDVDRLTP
- a CDS encoding conserved hypothetical protein (COG1915) produces the protein MHTGAADSVAELVKKGYIRGVLAGNALAVHDIEYATLGTSLGMNVHDGTLAVRGHRNHMEAINSVFRAGSIPRMVSSGALKRGIMYQCIKKKIPLVLAGSIRDDGPLPDVITDVTEAQKEYKKVLKDAQMVMMVSTMLHSIATGNMLPADVKVIVVDISQPTVTKLMDRGTWQALGIVSDVGAFLPMVAAEIKKLEG
- a CDS encoding Asp-tRNAAsn/Glu-tRNAGln amidotransferase B subunit (COG0064), which codes for MIGLEIHCQLTSLNSKLFCPCRADYRGLEPNTNICPVCTGLPGALPLPNKRAIEKAATVALALGCRVPPRLAFFRKNYFYPDLPKNFQITQLDAYGETCAGSGGSIDSGGRTIRIRRVQLEEDPGRIIYEGAPGKAQHTLVDYNRAGVPLVEIVTEPDFEGPAQVRLFLNELSGLLGGLGVADPSLEGALRADGNVSVHGGAKVEVKNVNSFHDLEKALHYEITRQQSLVDRGIEVVQETRQWDDRRRITVSARKKEEETDYRYFVEGDIPWITIDDDTLASLRAGIPEGAASRKDRYASLGIPAQVAEVLSSDPFFSRMFEEAHSAANAKEVANLITTDLMGLLDTREKRGSSKLEAAHLGQLADAVLDGSMTRSSAKVALHEMISGKSLSEVSGGRDTGSISDGDELGRIIDGVISAEPGAVQDAKANPQAINYLLGMVMKETQGRADPAAALEILQKKISS
- a CDS encoding Asp-tRNAAsn/Glu-tRNAGln amidotransferase A subunit (COG0154), which codes for MLPESLVEYVREVGSGGTTCEEFTAGAIERTKKQGLDAYITLNEKALDEARRIDSRIKKGEKVGRCLGAPIAVKDNICVRGMRTTCASKMLEGYESPYDATVVTRLLAEDAIITGKTNMDEFAMGLTTEFSAYGPSRNPWNKECTPGGSSGGSAAAVGGLECIASLGSDTGGSVRNPASFCGMVGFKPTYGLVSRYGLVSYANSIEQIGPITRTVEDAAFMMDVISGADPNDATTIECKGGFLDGIDAGIKGKKVGLITEMAGEGIDPRVAEATRDAMAALEDAGARCGKVSLDMVKYSVAAYYTITATEAASNLARYDNTMYGYDMPIESYEFHSYISKARRKFGPEVTRRMILGGFVSSSGHGGRYYHRALKVRGLLAREAEEALAEYDLLLSPTVPILPFKLGEKMGDPVGLFLVDYNTVTANLTGKPAASVPYTVCDGLPVGMQLMGRPSGDAEVLQAAYSLQERSRMPEAPPWQ